The following coding sequences are from one Syntrophomonadaceae bacterium window:
- a CDS encoding phosphoglucosamine mutase, with protein MTKVTLFGTDGVRGVANKDLTPELAYRLGRAGADVLAKATTRPTIAVGRDTRISGDMLQAALTAGLCSVGAKVINLGILPTPALAYLTKALAATAGVMISASHNHYSDNGIKFFAGNGYKLPDALELEIEKLVLAEADNLPRPTADRIGQVTDQIEAIELYLDSLHRTVNNAAGIKVVVDCANGAASSVAPRLLESLGLQVYPIFNMPDGVNINAGCGSTHPEALCHAVVEKGADLGLAFDGDADRVLAVDANGNLVDGDQILVAYALDLQQHQKLAGNTVVVTVMSNLGLFQALEKAGIKAKKTKVGDRYVLEEMLHSKAVLGGEQSGHIISLEHNTTGDGLLTGLQLIRIMASSSRSLAELAAQMTKFPQVLVNVPVKDKTKALSDPELMAALARAEQILGSQGRLLVRPSGTESLLRIMAEGPDQAQLERLVGGIAEAAKRL; from the coding sequence TTGACAAAAGTGACATTATTTGGTACTGATGGCGTAAGAGGAGTGGCAAACAAGGACTTAACTCCGGAACTGGCTTACCGGTTGGGCAGGGCAGGGGCCGATGTTCTGGCCAAGGCAACAACGAGACCAACTATTGCCGTAGGCAGGGACACTCGCATCTCGGGGGATATGCTGCAGGCAGCTTTGACTGCTGGTCTTTGTTCTGTAGGAGCAAAAGTGATCAACCTGGGTATTTTGCCTACCCCGGCCTTGGCCTATTTGACAAAAGCCCTGGCAGCCACTGCCGGTGTAATGATTTCGGCTTCCCACAACCATTACAGTGATAACGGCATCAAATTCTTTGCCGGTAACGGCTATAAACTGCCCGATGCATTGGAACTGGAAATTGAAAAACTGGTTCTTGCTGAGGCAGATAATTTGCCCCGCCCTACCGCTGATAGAATCGGACAGGTTACCGATCAGATTGAGGCAATCGAACTCTATCTGGATTCCTTACACAGAACAGTTAATAATGCTGCCGGAATTAAGGTTGTTGTAGATTGCGCGAATGGGGCAGCTAGCAGTGTAGCGCCGCGACTATTGGAATCTTTGGGCCTGCAGGTGTATCCAATTTTTAACATGCCTGATGGGGTAAATATTAACGCCGGGTGCGGTTCTACCCATCCGGAGGCGCTCTGCCACGCCGTAGTGGAAAAAGGCGCTGATTTAGGCCTGGCCTTCGACGGGGATGCCGACCGGGTGCTGGCGGTGGATGCCAATGGCAATCTGGTAGACGGCGACCAAATCTTAGTCGCCTATGCTTTGGACTTGCAGCAGCATCAAAAACTGGCCGGCAATACTGTTGTGGTTACAGTAATGAGCAACCTGGGGCTTTTTCAGGCATTAGAAAAAGCCGGCATCAAGGCTAAAAAAACTAAAGTAGGCGACCGTTATGTTTTAGAAGAAATGCTGCATAGCAAGGCCGTGCTGGGCGGCGAACAGTCCGGCCACATTATTTCCCTGGAGCACAATACCACCGGGGACGGCCTTTTGACCGGCCTGCAGCTCATCAGGATCATGGCCAGCTCTTCCCGCAGCCTGGCTGAGTTGGCAGCCCAGATGACCAAATTCCCACAGGTCTTAGTTAATGTGCCGGTGAAGGACAAAACCAAGGCTCTATCTGATCCGGAATTAATGGCGGCATTGGCCCGGGCTGAACAAATCTTAGGGAGTCAGGGCCGTTTGCTGGTGCGGCCCTCCGGTACCGAGTCCCTGCTCCGCATTATGGCCGAGGGCCCGGATCAGGCCCAATTGGAGCGGTTAGTAGGGGGAATAGCGGAGGCTGCCAAGAGGCTGTAG